The segment AAGCACAGGAACATTTCTGAGGGAATTAAGATACCAGAAGAACTACCTGgtcggggaaaaaaaaatgtccaaataAATTTAAGACACAACAGGATTACAGATGATTTCTCCTGGCCTTAGCTAGAACAGAAAACCTCTCTGATTTTGGCAGAAAGAGTACAGCTGGGTGGAAATGAGACAGAAAAGACACTGTGAGGGTCAATGTGGCAAATAAACTCTAATGTCTCTTTCATTTTGTAAATGATAAATCTGATGGTAGCTATAAACTGTGGCTTAACAATAGAGGACAAGAGCATCTAAATGATTCACATGATAATCACCATCATAGCCCTCCCATTTTGATATACAACTTTCATCAATCAACAAAAGGTACCATAAACCAAGAACTCTAAGGTAACTGTAAAGTCTGTGTTTTCTTAAATGGGGTTCAGAGCAGGCAGATACCAGCTCAGTGGGCTGTTTAATCCCAGTTCACTGTGGAAACTCCTGAGGGAGCTGGGCTTCATATTCTTATTTACACCACTTGTTTCTTCCACTTGTCCCTCTCACCGTCAAGCTTAACGGACTCCAAAAGTAGCTCTTCGGGTGTTTCTTGTTCCTGGTAGGTATACAGTAGGATAAGAAGGGTATTTCTTAAATACCCAGTTTTCCTTGGTCAGCTTATTTTGCTTAAACACAGACAACAGACTACTCCTGACAAAGGAAAATCAATCGCAATTCCCTTAACTCGAAAGACACAGTAAAATAGGAAACTGCTCCAAACAAAAATCAgtagaacaaaagagaaatacTCAAAGGCTTGTAGAGTAAGACTGAGTACATGAGTTACTCAGGATCACAGTATCCAGTTAAACCGCTATTCCCTTTCCCAGCTGTGCACCctttcccacccacccacccccttcaGTTTTGTGCATCACTGTCCCCAGATGTGGGGACAGATAAGTCCTCTCAAAGCTTCTGCCAGCTCAGTACTTCACTCCTGGAATAAACTCCTTGGCATCTGGATTCAGGTTACTTTTGCTCTGAAATAAGAACCAAGAAATAATATATGTCAAGTCATGCTGTATTTCAAATTGTATTTTCTCCCCCACTTAACAGGTTTTGGCGAGGctctggtggctaacacctgtaatcctagctactcaggaggctgagatctgaggtttgcagttcaagtccagcccaggagggaaagtatatgagatctcatctccaataaactaccagaagtagacctgtggttcaaagtagtagaacactagccttgagtaaaaaaagagctcagggacagcgataaggtcctgagttcaagtcccatgaatgattaaaaaaaatcccagggctggggatatagcctagtggcaagagtgcctgcctcggatacacgaggccctaggttcgattccccagcaccacatatacagaaaacggccagaagcggcgctgtggctcaagtggcagagtgctagccttgagcgggaagaagccagggacagtgctcaggccctgagtccaaggcccaggactggccaaaaaaaaaaaataaaaaaaataaaaaaatcccaaatcTTGGCAAACTTCATGGCACAATTATTCAGAATATGAGTTCTATGAGAACCACAATGTTTACCAAATATAGAGGCTGGAAATCACTTATAGGATCCAATTGTAAATTGAAATATAGCCTCTTGGGAATATGTTCTTTCCACAGATCCATTCAGAACTATAGTACATTAAATACAGATAGTAGAAGAGAGGGACCATCACAAATGATTatttgaaactaaaccaaaaaaataaaaaccagtttTTTACCCTGTATTCCAATTCTCCTTAGGGAAATCCACCAGGAGAAGATAAAAGTTGTAATTTTGGCAATAACACTATTTCCTGAGCTCTTTGATGAATAGCCCACCTTTTAATTGCACCGTTTCATCAATGCTCATCTAAGAGATAAGATGAAGCAACTCAGAGAAATCTGAGAGTCTATGACTTCCAAACCCTATTTTCTTCTTACTACATCATCTGTAGGACTACATCTTACCAAAATATCTTCAGACTCATGGCTGTCACTGACTGACAATCCATTTAGCTGCTGCTGCAACTGTCCCATGGCCTGAGGAAGGTCTCGAGCTGGAATGAACCAGTCTTGGTCTTCCTCATCAAGCATCTCTTGGAAGCAGCGGTCCAAGAAGTCTTGTTCCTGTAGCTCCTCTTCCACCTGCAAGCAGACGGCAGTAGCTTAGATGCACTTGTCCTAGGGGACTCATCCTTTCCCCATCCTTTTCCTTCCTAAGTCTTTATAACTCAAAATGATCCTGTATGCATTCTAAGTATTAAAATACTTGTAAAGACCAgctagaagggctgggaatgtggcccagtggtagagtgcttgcttagcatgcatgaagccctggattctattcctcaggaccacatatatagaaaaagccagaagtggtgctgtggcctaagtggtagagtgccatccttgagtgaaaaaaaaaaaaaaaaaaaagaagccaggaacagtgctcaggctctgagttccagccccaggactgaaaaaaaaaaaaaaaaaagaaaggatcagCTAGGAAAAAAACAATGAGACTGAGGAAATAGTTATTCAAAATAGCAGAAATTTCAAGCCTTTACAGATCTTTTCAGAGCTATAATACtcacaaatatttttcatttatagtCTTATGGACaatcattttatatcattttatcatcttttcttgacctTATTAAGAAGTAATCTTTTTTAAAGCTcttctatttattatctttaagtagttatcaaataagttgccatttaacaaagtagtttctgaatacaatatatcttgatcaatgtcacccctttcaacattgttACCCATCCCTtctctacccaccccttcccttactcttcttaattctaTAGGAtatatgttggattttttttctttgttggtcatggggcttgaactcaaggcctgggcactgttcatgagcccttttgctcaagactagcactctactactttgagccatagcgccatttccaattttctagtggttaattggaggtaagaatctcataggcttccctgccccggctggctctgaatcacactcctcagatcttagcctcctgagtagctaggattacaggcatgagctaccagtgcccagctacattgtattcttgactgcattctcccctcttcatttgttcacccttttccttTTGATTCCAACACACTCCATTTGAGTAGGCGAAGAAGGAACCCTCTAAAAATTTCCACTTTATAGGAAGTATGCAAAAGATGTAGGAAGTATCGTCATTAAATCTACTACTTGGACACTAGGGATTAAATCAAAACCAATTTTCAGCTTGGACCACTTTTCTAGTAATGAGACTCCCAtggcagaaaaatattttcagagcCTTAGATATAAAGAACACTTCTGAGTATATCAACTAGAAAATGATGTCATTAATGCAGTATTCTtgccaacaaaaagaaatttaggagccaggcagtggtgaCTTAGgtatgtaattgtagctacttaggaagctgaaaataggggaatcatggttcaaagacagccttttAGACCGCTTTTCAATCtatggctgggtacagtggtacCTGTTGTCACTCCAagttacatgggaggctgagattgggagttTCAAGgtaccaggccagcctggggagaagagTCCATGACACTCTCTTCTGCATGGAAGGGAAGCTGCTGGATACAGTGGCATGTTGGCAATCCCAGCAATGATAAGAAGCTTAAAAAGCAGGCAACTTGAGACTCAAGAGCACACATGGGAGCAGGgacaggggtgacattgtccaaaaagaaatatactctttacgtgacacatataactgtaacccctctgtacatcacctttataataacaataaaaagggctgggaatgtggcttagtggtagagtgcttgcctaacatgcatgaagcactgggtttgattcctcagcaccacataactagaaaaagccagaagtggtgttgtggctcaagtggtagagcgtttgccTTGGGcaataaaaagccagggacagtgctcaagtgccctgagttcaagccccaggcctggcaataaataaataaatataacaataaaaattttaaaaagcatacatGGGCAGGAAGTAAGGCCCTACCCTAAAAATGACCAGTGAAAAACAGatctagaggcatagctcagaaGTATTGTATCAGCCTAGCAGGtgcaaggctctgtgttcaaatcccTATTACTGGTCTCCcccaacaccaaaaaaataaaagaaaaaattctgagtATATAAAAAGCTCCATATTCCTTAAACATTGCCCCAAACTTAAGCATATAGTATATCTAGGCAATTTCAGAATTCTTTGCAGACAATGCTTACTACTGAATATGATTAACTCTGAAGATTTTAATGTGACTTCAAGACAGACTCTTGCTTCACATCTGGCAAATCACTTTCCTATACAGCCTGCCTGGTGACAAATTCACAGCTCACTATCGCCACCTTCAGGGTGTAGGTCAAGCAAAAAGTAATAATTAAAATTAGTCTACATAGGTGGTACCTCATGTATTCAGGAGTAAAGTCACTGGTAGCAAGCCTTAAGCAAAGTACTTCAACTTCAACCTCACAGTTTTCTTAGTATAAGGGTTGGGaaatttatctatctacctacctatctatccatccattcattgtgtgtgtgtgtgtgtgtgtgtgtgtgtgtacacacccaaGATATCACCCAAGATTCATTATGGCTGGGCtctagtggtttatgcctataatgctaagctaccccaggaggctgagatctgaaaactgtgattttgaagccaggaaagtccatgagactcttatctccaattaactaccaaaaagttgctggaagtacagctgtgattcaagtagtagagtgctagctttgagctaaaagctaaaggactgtgcacaggctctgaatttaaactcCAGTAGTGGCACACAAAACATTCATTATGcattttttatctcttcccaCATCATAGTCAGTGACAGCACATTTTGCAAACTGAATAAGTAATTTTTTATCCCAATTCTCAATTTAACTCAGTCGACTTCTCTTCTCTTAAAAATTATGTGtgtagctaggcactggtaggtCACATTTGTAATCCGAGCTAGTCAGGAAGCCTAGATCTAAGAAtcgcggttcagagccagcccaggtagaaaagtccatgaggctgttatcttcagcaaaaagttggaactaGAGGTGTGGTGCAAGTATAGAGAGCTAGCTAATAGTGAAGAAGCCGagtgaggctttgaattcaagctccagtactggggggggggggaagcccccttccccccaaaaaaactatcTTAAAAATTCTGTGTGTATTTGTGGAGATACAAACCATCCACAACTAAACTAGTACAGTTGatcttactttttcctttctttcctgagtTATACCTTCTAAGATCTTGAATGAATTATATAATTATTCTGAGATTCTTTCTTCTCTCAAAACTGTATTTCCAATTCTATCAACTTCACACTTAGAGACACCTTTTCAAAAGTTCAATGTCCATCACTCCTACTCTTTAAGAGCTGAtaggttttttggtttttcttttttgcctactATAACAAATGAGTTGAAGTTTAAGGAGGAAGAATTTGGAAGAATTTAGAAGAATTTGATATAGCATCTTGACTTtgcaataaaatataagaaaaaaagagaataagatgAAAGAACTTGATGGTTGTAAGAAATGTCCAGCTCACAAGGGTTCAGGGAAAACTGACATCAATAAAACCCTAGATCCTAAATACTCCTGGctcttaaatgaataaaaataaagttcctgggctgggaatgtggcttagtggtagagtgcttgcctaacatgcaggaagccctgggtttgattccttagtaccacacatacagaaaaagctggaaatggtactgtggctcaagtggtagagtgctagctttgagcaaaagaagctcagggacaatgcccaggctctgagttcaagccccaggtctggcaaacataaataaataaagttcctGAAATCCTCAGTCTTCTGGCTGAACATAGAGAAACAGTTTGAAAACAGTGTTGCCAAGCTAATATACCTATGAGTTATTAGGGTTAAGAGAATTTGAGTATATAATTACTAGCTCAATCATTCTAAGGGCCTGGATAGCAATCCTTGAAGCTGCCATTGCTTTCCTAAAATAAGTTATAATTTTGAGAACTTCTAAACTGTCTTTCTTCAGTAACTGTATTTGTCTGTATTTCTGAATCTTATTAGTTTTCAGTATTATCCCATCCATCCTGCCTCAGTTTACTACATTCCTATACACAAGAGCTCACAGAGGACCTATGGTGTGGACATCTGGCTCTTAAGAGTCCCAATCCTAATCAGTGGGATAAAGAGCATGTCAGTGAGTACTTCTAAGGTCAGGAGAAATTATTTATACTTTCAACAACCTATTTTTCATttagagataaagaaaataacaCAGGTAGGtcaacacaaaaaccaaacaactactctcAAATGCCATGGAAAATATATCTGCACTCAGAGTTCTTAAACATCTATTACTATTATGTTTAGTAGTTTTGTGCCACCAATGGGGATCAAACACAGTGCCTCACActtctgcttagcttttttgctcaaggctggcactctgccactttagctacACTTCTATATCTGgagtttttctggttaattggagattaaagttttTTATATTTGTCTTCTCAGGTTGACTTtaaactctgatcttcagatctcaactaccttagtcgctgggattacagacatgagctgctgTCAAACAActgcatttgtttttaaagataacAGCAGCCTTTCACATTTTctacaaggaaataaaaataaacacaacccCCAAAGTATAGAAAATGGAACCCTCTACCATTATGTGTCGAATGACTGCTCCTCAATGCCAGCAATTAATTTCACATTGATCACTATAGAGAGAACCACAGTAGTTCCTAGGATTAACCCAAGTCAGGGCAGGATAAAGGAATTCAACTATATTGAGTCTCTGGGTTAGGGAGAGTCCTGTTGGATTTAAATTATAGCAATTTCCTCCAGTACTTTACAGTCCTCTAAAGAAGCTCAATAAGCAAATATAGCCAGAATGAGGCCAAGAAGGGAGCTTCTCTGCAGGAGTTACCATGTAATACAAATTACACATAAGGGGGCATCATTACAGTATGGAGAGAGCTACAAATCTAGATATGCATGGCTTATCAAGGCTTCTAGATCAATCTGATTTTTGTGTCCATTTGTAATCAATATGATAGGAAATCGTCAATACATATGACCATTCTGGTCTCATACCACCAGAAGATATTCTTGGTCAATCCAGATGAGGCCTCCAAGTATTTTTAAGTTATTCTACTGCCAATTGTAcccatttattttgtaatttacaGTAAAATAGTACAGCTGTTGAGCAACATGTATTGAGACTTGTTTATGCTGTGCTTTAAGTCTTTATTATAAGCACTCTAGAATCATTTGTTTCTATGAATGTGAGAAACCTCAGGGTTGGCTGGCCTGCCATTAAAGCCTTTGAACATGgcagtaaatttaaaaaagaaagaaaatggtagtAGATAGACCCTTCCCTTTATGCTTGGCAGGGAAATGTCACTAGGCAGCCTATTTTTAGTAATAGAACAGACTACTTTTATGTTAGTTCTGGCTGTTTGGACAGTGTATGTCTCTGCGAACATGCCAGCTTCAAGGATGACTGTATTTGAAGCCACTACTCCTATGCCAGGAGGCCTTGATCAGGTTACAACCACTCTAGAAAACTTGTACTGGCCTTTGAAGGCAGTATCCCAGGCAACACATTCCTGGCTGAAATTTGGATGACCCTGCATCTCATTCAAgaagaggggcggggggggggggtcacttccTCAGTAACTTGGCAAGAAACCAACACCTCATATAAtgcaggatttctttctttttttttttttgccagtccttgggcttgaactcagggcctgagtactgtccctgtcttcttcctgctcaatgctagcactctaccacttgaaccacagcaccacttctggctttttctatatatgtggtgctgaggaatcgaacccagggcttcatatacacaaggcagacactctaccactaggccatattcccagccccacaattcaGGATTTTTGATGGGTCTTTATGTAAGGCCTGTGCTTGGTAGAACTGGAAGTTATGCTTTGATTAGTGAAACTACAATCCTTCATCTGCATGCCACATACCCCCTTGCTGCCTAGATAACCAAGCTGTTTTGCTCACTTTTCTAGTCAGCCCAGAGACACTCTCCTATGCCACTTCCTCGTGTTGCAATATTGAGCCCAATAAAAGTGTTTTCCCAAGTGGTCTTCACTTGTCTTGTTTGTGATTTTTCTCATAGCTAGAGTGAGCTGAACTGGTTAACATTAAAAAATCTGATTGTTGTTATTGCTGCTGCTTAGAACTAAACATTTTATTAGCTGGCCAGAGCTGAGCCCCTGATAGTTGGAACCCAGAGCAGTAAATTCTAGTCTGCAGGGCTTTGAAGATGCAGGTCTCGGAGTCTATCAGCTCTGCCTATAAACTTTTGGCACTTAAGGGCCCAGGCCTACCAACACTAGTGTGATTGCCACGTGACTACTGCGGTTTATAGGCAGCACTATCATTATCCGTTCACTTTTTTCTTTACCTGCCTGTTGAAATCCTCTTCATTCTCCATCCACATGTACTCTGCAAATGGGTTTTCCTTTTCATCATGCCCATTTAACCCTTGGTCTTCTTTGGATTTTACACTGGGTGATGTACTTGCCACACTGGATCCATTCATTATGGTAGAATCTGAACAAGAATagaagaaggtgggggggggatgaATATAAGGATCAAGGAAATAAAGGCCTACAACATCCAGATTCTTTCAGGAGCTTCTTTAGTTGTAagccaaatattttttaatataaatgaacAGAAATATAGTTATTCTTCAAGaatcaggagagaaaaaatgtggggctgggaatgtggcttagtg is part of the Perognathus longimembris pacificus isolate PPM17 chromosome 8, ASM2315922v1, whole genome shotgun sequence genome and harbors:
- the Paip2b gene encoding polyadenylate-binding protein-interacting protein 2B codes for the protein MNGSSVASTSPSVKSKEDQGLNGHDEKENPFAEYMWMENEEDFNRQVEEELQEQDFLDRCFQEMLDEEDQDWFIPARDLPQAMGQLQQQLNGLSVSDSHESEDILSKSNLNPDAKEFIPGVKY